The Vibrio echinoideorum genome includes a region encoding these proteins:
- a CDS encoding DMSO/selenate family reductase complex B subunit, protein MKQYGFYIDSSKCTGCKTCQLACKDYNDLDIKTNYRRVYEYAGGGFTQDGDTWVQKDVFSYYLSIACNHCTNPACVKVCPSGAMHKRDEDGLVVVDESVCIGCQHCSNACPYGAPQYNAKKGHMTKCDGCYQRVSEGKQPICVESCPLRALEFGEINTLREKYGSGADVAPLPSSNETLPNIVIKLNKNAKPTGDTSGHLANPKEV, encoded by the coding sequence ATGAAACAATACGGCTTTTACATTGATTCAAGTAAATGCACGGGTTGTAAAACCTGTCAGCTTGCTTGTAAAGATTATAACGATCTAGATATCAAAACGAACTACCGCCGCGTATACGAATACGCCGGTGGTGGCTTCACCCAAGATGGCGACACCTGGGTACAGAAAGATGTCTTTTCTTACTACCTTTCTATTGCGTGTAACCACTGTACTAACCCTGCGTGTGTGAAAGTTTGCCCATCAGGTGCCATGCACAAACGTGACGAAGATGGCTTGGTTGTGGTTGACGAGAGTGTGTGTATTGGTTGTCAACACTGTAGCAATGCGTGCCCTTACGGCGCACCACAATACAATGCGAAGAAAGGTCACATGACCAAATGCGACGGTTGTTACCAGCGCGTTTCGGAAGGCAAACAACCTATCTGTGTTGAATCTTGCCCACTTCGTGCATTGGAGTTTGGTGAGATCAATACACTTCGTGAGAAGTACGGCTCTGGTGCAGATGTAGCACCACTGCCATCTTCAAATGAAACGCTGCCAAACATCGTGATTAAGCTGAACAAAAACGCGAAGCCTACTGGCGATACCAGTGGTCACCTAGCAAACCCGAAGGAGGTGTAA
- a CDS encoding DmsA/YnfE/YnfF family dimethyl sulfoxide reductase, with amino-acid sequence MTNKKESGVMNLTRRGFMKASSAVGSAAALAGGIALPFKSKPVAAAVAESVDEKIVWSACTVNCGSRCPLRMHVQNGEIKYVETDNTGTDEYGHHQVRACLRGRSMRRRVYNPDRLKYPMKRIGKRGEGKFKRISWEEAYDEIAGTMQRLIKDYGNDTIYLNYGTGTLGGTVTRSWPPAQTLIARLMNLSGGYLNHYGDYSTAQIAKGLSYTYGGWANNNSFSDLENTKLNVQFGNNPAETRMSGGGLIHHYVESKNKSNARTIIIDPRYTDTAGGREDQWIPIRPSTDAALVAGLAHVMITEDLVDQPFLDKYCVGYDEKTLPASAPKNSDYKSYILGLGEDGVVKTPEWASKITGIPVDTIVKLGREMGTAKPCAIHQGWGLQRTANGELACRAIAMLSLLTGSVGVSGGSTGARESDINIPFVRFPTVPNPVETSISMFMWTDAIYRHDEMTDVTDGVRGAERLKNPIKMIWNYAGNCLINQHSDINKTHAILQDESACEMIVVVDNHMTSSAKYADIILPDLTTSEQDDWCMDGKAANMPYFIFAQKAIEPQFEAKSIYEMCSQLAKRMGVEKEFTEGRTQEQWVEHLYAETRKNDPTLPTFEEMKELGIYKRSYNHHYIAYEDFRNDPEANPLTTPSGKIEIYSEQLADIAKTWKLKEDEVIHPLPIYADSFEGHNDPLAEKYPLQLTGFHYKARTHSTYGNVAEIKAAAPQELWINPIDAQERGIKNGDMVSIFNDRGEVHIPAKVTPRILPRVVALGEGAWYAPDGQKIDHAGSINVLTTQRPSPLAKGNPQHTNLVQIKALNKA; translated from the coding sequence ATGACGAATAAGAAAGAATCTGGGGTAATGAATCTTACTCGAAGAGGCTTCATGAAAGCTTCTTCTGCGGTAGGTAGCGCAGCCGCACTCGCGGGCGGTATCGCTTTACCTTTCAAATCCAAACCAGTAGCGGCTGCGGTTGCTGAGAGTGTGGATGAGAAAATCGTATGGAGTGCATGTACTGTAAACTGTGGCTCTCGCTGCCCATTACGTATGCATGTGCAAAACGGTGAAATCAAATACGTAGAAACCGACAACACTGGTACTGACGAATACGGTCATCACCAAGTTCGAGCTTGTCTACGTGGTCGTTCTATGCGACGCCGTGTTTACAACCCAGATCGCCTGAAATACCCAATGAAACGCATTGGCAAACGTGGTGAAGGTAAATTCAAACGTATTAGCTGGGAAGAAGCTTACGACGAAATTGCTGGCACGATGCAACGCCTTATCAAAGACTACGGCAACGATACCATTTACCTAAATTACGGTACTGGTACGCTTGGTGGTACGGTGACTAGATCTTGGCCACCCGCACAAACATTGATTGCACGCTTAATGAACCTAAGTGGTGGTTACCTAAACCATTACGGTGACTACTCAACGGCACAAATCGCGAAAGGCTTGAGCTACACCTACGGTGGTTGGGCAAACAACAACTCTTTCTCTGACTTAGAGAATACGAAACTTAATGTCCAGTTTGGTAACAACCCAGCTGAAACTCGTATGTCTGGCGGCGGTTTGATCCACCACTACGTTGAAAGTAAAAACAAGTCGAACGCAAGAACGATCATCATCGATCCACGTTACACAGATACTGCTGGTGGCCGTGAAGACCAATGGATCCCAATTCGCCCGTCTACTGATGCTGCTTTGGTTGCCGGCCTAGCACACGTGATGATCACGGAAGACCTTGTCGACCAACCGTTCCTAGACAAATATTGTGTCGGTTACGATGAGAAAACTCTGCCTGCATCAGCGCCTAAAAACAGCGACTACAAATCTTACATCCTAGGTTTAGGTGAAGATGGCGTAGTGAAGACACCTGAATGGGCATCAAAAATCACGGGTATTCCAGTGGATACGATTGTCAAACTTGGCCGTGAAATGGGCACAGCAAAACCGTGTGCTATTCACCAAGGTTGGGGATTACAACGCACAGCGAACGGTGAGCTAGCTTGTCGTGCAATCGCAATGCTGTCACTACTGACAGGTTCAGTTGGCGTATCTGGTGGTTCTACTGGCGCTCGTGAAAGCGACATCAACATTCCATTTGTTCGCTTCCCTACCGTGCCAAACCCAGTTGAAACTTCTATTTCAATGTTCATGTGGACAGACGCTATTTACCGTCACGACGAAATGACCGACGTAACTGATGGTGTTCGCGGTGCTGAGCGCCTTAAGAACCCAATCAAGATGATCTGGAACTACGCGGGTAACTGTCTTATTAACCAGCACTCAGACATCAATAAAACTCACGCTATTCTTCAAGATGAAAGTGCGTGTGAAATGATTGTTGTGGTCGATAACCACATGACGTCTTCTGCGAAATACGCTGACATCATCTTGCCTGATTTAACAACATCAGAGCAAGACGACTGGTGTATGGATGGTAAAGCGGCGAACATGCCTTACTTCATCTTCGCGCAGAAAGCGATCGAGCCTCAGTTCGAAGCGAAATCTATCTATGAAATGTGTTCTCAATTAGCGAAGCGCATGGGCGTGGAAAAAGAGTTCACTGAAGGTCGTACACAAGAGCAATGGGTTGAACACCTTTACGCTGAAACTCGTAAGAACGACCCAACACTTCCAACCTTCGAAGAAATGAAAGAGCTGGGTATCTACAAACGTAGCTACAACCACCACTACATCGCTTACGAAGACTTCCGTAACGATCCAGAAGCGAACCCACTGACCACACCAAGTGGCAAGATCGAGATCTATTCTGAGCAGTTAGCTGATATCGCTAAGACTTGGAAATTGAAAGAAGACGAAGTGATTCACCCGCTTCCGATTTACGCCGATTCTTTTGAAGGCCACAACGACCCACTAGCAGAGAAGTACCCACTTCAGCTAACCGGCTTCCACTACAAGGCTCGTACTCACTCAACTTATGGCAACGTTGCAGAAATCAAAGCAGCGGCACCGCAAGAGTTGTGGATCAACCCAATAGATGCTCAAGAGCGCGGTATTAAAAATGGCGACATGGTCAGCATTTTCAACGACCGTGGCGAAGTTCATATTCCAGCAAAAGTGACACCAAGGATCCTTCCTCGAGTTGTCGCACTAGGTGAAGGTGCATGGTATGCACCAGATGGTCAGAAGATCGACCATGCGGGCTCTATTAATGTGCTGACCACTCAGCGCCCGAGTCCACTTGCTAAGGGTAATCCTCAGCATACAAACCTAGTACAAATCAAAGCGCTAAATAAAGCATAA
- a CDS encoding TorD/DmsD family molecular chaperone, whose protein sequence is MIIDTHKLLGSLFYQATNKEQLIDIVQALVESQVLSEDCLLALQNEQEDALAAEFSRLFEGVGDMPAPPWGSVYLDKDRIVFGASTVEYRQFLELNHIELDTGLREPEDQFGLMLLAHAYLLENNNIDSARELLELHLLTWSSVYLEKFNSVSELYFYKKLSSDVIDWLNKLTSECNLNVVNKNIYID, encoded by the coding sequence ATGATTATTGATACGCATAAATTGCTCGGTTCATTATTTTATCAAGCAACTAATAAAGAACAGTTAATAGATATTGTTCAGGCCTTAGTAGAGAGCCAAGTTTTATCAGAAGATTGTTTACTGGCACTCCAAAACGAACAGGAAGATGCGCTCGCTGCAGAGTTTAGTCGACTGTTTGAAGGCGTTGGGGATATGCCAGCTCCGCCTTGGGGCTCTGTTTATCTCGATAAAGACCGTATTGTGTTTGGCGCATCGACTGTGGAATATCGACAGTTTTTAGAATTGAATCATATAGAGTTAGATACAGGCTTAAGAGAGCCAGAAGACCAATTTGGTTTAATGTTACTCGCTCATGCGTATTTGTTAGAAAATAATAATATTGATTCAGCGCGTGAATTACTTGAGCTTCATTTATTAACTTGGTCTTCTGTTTATTTAGAGAAATTTAATTCAGTATCAGAGTTATATTTTTATAAGAAGCTATCAAGTGATGTAATAGATTGGCTTAATAAATTAACATCTGAATGTAATTTAAACGTTGTTAATAAAAATATATATATCGATTGA
- the napF gene encoding ferredoxin-type protein NapF, producing the protein MSEQINSNRRGFLTRLSKPVKAAANYEDKSQRLHARPPRAVDEVLFERLCDGCSLCEQVCPNSVIEMLEGGALLNLDYNSCSLCDKCSEVCPTGALHQTVTPYIDLKPSFADSCNNYMQMDCNACQTACSAGAIHIEVGELPMLAQDKCNGCGECRSACYIGSVTLNLTQQ; encoded by the coding sequence ATGTCTGAACAAATAAATTCAAATAGGCGTGGTTTCTTAACTCGGCTCTCTAAACCGGTTAAAGCAGCTGCGAATTATGAAGATAAATCACAACGTTTGCATGCAAGGCCGCCAAGAGCTGTCGATGAGGTGCTGTTTGAGCGTCTTTGCGACGGTTGTAGTTTGTGCGAGCAAGTGTGTCCGAATAGCGTTATTGAGATGCTAGAGGGCGGTGCGCTGCTGAACTTAGATTACAACAGTTGTTCGTTGTGTGATAAGTGCAGCGAAGTGTGTCCTACAGGTGCGCTTCATCAAACGGTCACGCCCTATATCGACCTTAAGCCTAGCTTTGCTGATAGCTGTAACAACTACATGCAAATGGATTGCAATGCATGCCAGACCGCTTGTTCAGCGGGTGCTATACACATCGAAGTTGGGGAGTTGCCTATGTTAGCTCAAGATAAGTGTAATGGTTGTGGAGAGTGCCGAAGTGCTTGTTATATTGGTTCCGTGACTCTGAACCTGACTCAGCAGTAA
- the yfaE gene encoding class I ribonucleotide reductase maintenance protein YfaE: MPTIKINKLTSIESNPSNTLLETMEQAGLEPEYNCRDGHCGACRCTLDSGEVEYVGFAMAYTQGDEILPCICKAKTDLSLSNVIHRSKQKRA; this comes from the coding sequence ATGCCAACAATCAAAATCAACAAGCTGACTTCGATTGAATCTAACCCGTCGAATACTCTATTGGAAACAATGGAACAAGCGGGCTTAGAACCAGAATACAACTGCCGAGATGGGCACTGTGGCGCTTGTCGTTGCACGTTGGATTCAGGTGAAGTTGAGTACGTTGGTTTTGCTATGGCTTACACACAAGGTGATGAAATTTTGCCATGCATCTGCAAAGCAAAAACCGATTTGTCGCTGAGTAACGTGATTCACAGAAGTAAGCAGAAACGCGCCTAA
- the nrdB gene encoding class Ia ribonucleoside-diphosphate reductase subunit beta produces MAYSTFSQQKNDQLKEPMFLGQSVNVARYDQQKFEIFEKLIEKQLSFFWRPEEVDVSSDRIDYNKLPEHEKHIFISNLKYQTLLDSIQGRSPNVALLPLVSLPEVETWIETWSFSETIHSRSYTHIIRNIVNDPGVVFDDIVENEEILKRAKDIAFYYDDLIKLTADYHRYGEGNHSINGENVKISLHDLKKKLYVCLMSVNALEAIRFYVSFACSFAFAERELMEGNAKIIKLIARDEALHLTGTQHMINLLRNGQDDFEFMQIAEECKQECFDLFKEAAEQEKEWAEYLFKDGSMIGLNKDILCQYVEYITNIRMQAVGLGTAYPEATSNPIPWINAWLSSDNVQVAPQEAEISSYLVGQIDNEVKADDFEGFEL; encoded by the coding sequence ATGGCTTACAGTACTTTTTCTCAACAAAAAAATGACCAATTAAAAGAACCAATGTTCTTAGGTCAGTCGGTAAACGTTGCACGTTACGACCAGCAGAAATTCGAAATCTTCGAAAAGTTGATCGAAAAGCAGCTTTCTTTCTTCTGGCGCCCAGAAGAAGTAGACGTGTCTAGCGACCGTATCGACTACAACAAGCTTCCTGAGCATGAAAAGCACATCTTCATCTCTAACTTGAAGTACCAAACACTTCTAGATTCTATCCAAGGCCGCAGCCCTAACGTTGCCCTGCTTCCTTTGGTATCACTGCCAGAAGTTGAAACTTGGATTGAGACATGGTCATTCTCTGAAACGATTCACTCTCGTTCATACACGCACATCATCCGTAACATCGTGAATGATCCAGGCGTAGTATTTGACGACATCGTTGAAAACGAAGAGATCCTGAAGCGAGCGAAAGACATCGCGTTTTACTACGATGACCTAATCAAGCTAACTGCTGACTACCACCGTTACGGTGAAGGCAATCACAGCATCAACGGCGAAAACGTTAAGATTTCACTTCACGACCTGAAGAAGAAACTTTACGTATGTCTAATGTCTGTAAACGCACTGGAAGCGATTCGTTTCTACGTGAGCTTTGCATGTTCATTCGCATTCGCTGAACGTGAGCTAATGGAAGGTAATGCGAAGATCATCAAGCTAATCGCTCGTGATGAAGCACTTCACCTTACTGGCACACAGCACATGATCAACTTGCTACGTAACGGTCAAGATGATTTCGAATTCATGCAGATCGCTGAAGAGTGTAAGCAAGAATGTTTCGACCTGTTCAAAGAAGCAGCAGAGCAAGAAAAAGAGTGGGCAGAATACCTATTCAAAGATGGCTCTATGATTGGTCTGAACAAAGATATTCTTTGCCAATACGTTGAATACATTACGAACATCCGTATGCAAGCGGTTGGTCTAGGTACAGCTTACCCAGAAGCAACATCGAACCCAATCCCATGGATTAACGCATGGTTATCTTCAGATAACGTGCAGGTTGCTCCGCAAGAAGCTGAAATCAGTTCTTACCTAGTTGGTCAAATCGACAACGAAGTAAAAGCTGATGACTTTGAAGGATTTGAGCTGTAA